Within the Acidobacteriota bacterium genome, the region GGCTTCGTTGTAAACCGGAATCAGCACAGATAGCTTCATGGACCGACCCCAGGCGAAACGGGCGACGGCGCAACACCGATCCCGACCGGTGGAGGTATGGCGAACAGCTTGACCGGCCCGCGGGTATGAATTATCTGCAGGTAATGGTCCTGGAATTCCGGTTTGAAAAATTCTGACACGCGTCGGCGGTCCACGTCGGGCGTCAGCCAGTCGGTGTTGACGATGACGTGGGTCAAGCGCGCACGGTGGCACCGGGTGAGGATGACCTCCGGATCGTGCTCGGTGCCGGCGAATGCCCCTTCCTTCGAAAAGGCGTACAGCAGCGGCCAGCGGCTCCAGTAGGCCGCCGCATCAAACGAGAGCAGCCGCACCGAACCGGTCAGATTGCGGTTGGCCCAGTCATAAACCGGAAAAAATGGATTCCGGGCGGCAAGATACTCCTCGCGTGGCATGATCCCCACTGCTGTCTTCAGTTCGGCCGCCCCCACCCGGATCTGAAAGGAGACGCCGGGATGCACCCATGGATAGACGAGCGGTGACAAGTATGCGAGCTGGAGCGCCAGCCCCACTCCCCAGGCAATCTGGAAAGCGCGGCCCCAGCGTTCACCCAGAACCAGCGGCCGCAGAATCAACCAGGCGGCCAGCGGCAACACGGGCAGCAGGTAGCGGATCTCCTGGGCGGTGAAGAACCAGACCAGCGTACCGAACCCGAAGGACAAGGCGAACCATCGGTCCCAACCCGAGCTGCGCCGCCACCACAGCGCCAGCAGGGGCAGGGCCAGGAATACCAGCGGCCCCGGACCGCCCCGGAACGCTTCGGGGTGGATCAATAGATTCCAGGGCAGGGCGGCCAGCGCGCTCCATTCGCGTCCGAAACCGAAAGCGAGTTGTTCCCGGCGCACCTCGGCCACGATCGATGGCGTGATCAGGTCAGAGTGGAAACCGGGCAAGGGTATCGGGAAGAGCGGATTTCCTGTCAGGAAATACGTGCGGAACAGCCATGGCGCGACAATCAGGACGGCCAGGGCGCTGAAGATGCCGGCGTGGAGAAGCACGTCGCGTCGCGGACGGCGCAGGAAGGCGCCGAACACGAGCACCGCGCCCGTCAGCCAGCCCAGCCACGGCAACGCCGTGAGCTTGGCAGTCAGTGCAAAACCGGTGAAGATGGCGGCTAAGGTCAACCAGCCTTCTGTACCAAACCGGCGCCACCTGAACAAGCACAAGATCGCCGCAAACAGAAACAGCGTCACACCCAGATCGGTATAGGCCGAGGACATCTCCCACATCACCACAGGCAGCACCAGCCAAAAAGCCGCGAACAGCCAGGTGCCTCCGGGTTCGAGCCGCTCCTCCACAAACACGCCGGGCAGCAGCGCGATCAGGGCACCCAGGCAGAAATGCAGCAGCTTCGCGCCGATTTCTCCGCCCGCCAACCCCGCCGCGCCGAAGAGCGCGGCAATGGCGTTGGGAATGTACGCGTTCCAGTTGCTGGGTTCCACCGGCAACACCCCGGTGGCGGCCAGCTCGCGGGCCAGCCAGAGATGAGTGCGCAAGGCGTCGAAATTGAGTTCCGGCACAAAGCACAGCAGGAACGGCGCACCGAGCAGCACCAGGGCCAGCGCCGGCCAGCGGCCGTGATCGCACAGGCATGCCCACACCGGCCGGCCCGGCTGACCGCGCTGCCCCCACCACCAGAACCCGACGGCCAGCGCCGCGACCACCGGCAGCCGCACCAGGCCCACCAGTGACAGGCCGTAGAACAGTTGGGCCATGGCGCCCAGTCCCAAGGCAGTCTGGAACGCGAACGTGAAGGCGCTGTGACGCCGGGGATGCTCCTCGACCGGCAGGATGAACCCTTCAATCCGGGCACCCAAGCCGCGGCAGCCCGCCACCAGGACGGCGACCCAGGCCAGGGCGAACCCGGACTGGATAACGGCTGGCAGAGCATTGAGCCAAGGCAGTGGAGTCATCTCCCGGTCCCCGCAGAATCAAGTCTCCGGCGATCGACCCGGCCTGCGCCGCTGGCGGCAACATCTGTCCTGCTGTCGACCGGTCCAGCGCCCCCCCGCTGTCCGGTTGCCCGTCCGCGTCACTCAGCGGCGGGCCTTTTCGTCCATGATCTCGATGATCTTCCGATCCACGGCCCGCATGGATCGGCTCAGTTCCGCCAGGTTACGGATGGTGGCTTCGGGTGTCAGCGCGACGATGCCGTCATCCGCCGACACCTCCATCTGTTTCATGGCCATCTGGGCCGCGCGGGTGGCCATATCCGCCGAGGAACTGACTTTCAGCGCGCAGCCCGGCTTGGCGCCGTCGCAGATCATCCCGGAGAGCGTGGCCGCCATGATCTTGACCGCCCGTCCGATGTCCGTGACATCCCCGCCCATCGCGTAGGTGATGCCGCAGGCTGCCCCGATCCCGGCCTTGATGGCCACGCCGCAGAGCGCGGACAGGTAACCCACGTGCAGGGTGATGTGCATGGTGACCAGGTGGGCCAGCGCCACCGCCTGAACCAGCCGGTCCTCCGGCAGGCCCGCACTGCGGGACCAAGCCACCACCGGGATTGTCGCGATGATTCCCTGGTTGCCGGATCCCGCGGAACTCATCACCTCCAACGGGAAGCCGGACATGCGGGCATCACTGCCCGCCGCCGCGACGCTGGAGACGTGATGGGGCAAGTCGACGTGGTCGTCGGTGTCGCCGCCGGCGCCATGAAATCCCGCGCCCAGGCCCAACGGTTCGATCAACCCGGCCTCGCAGACACGCATGTTCAGCGCGATGGTCCGGCGGATCAGCTCCACAACCGGATTTGGCAGATCAGCCACCAAGGCGACCATCTCGCTGAACTGCATCTGGCGCAACGTTTCCAGGTCCGCGTCGGCCGATCGGTTCCCGGTGGCCTCGGGCTGATCGCGATAGGTTTCCCGGCCACCGGCAAGCAGGCGCACGATGTGCGTGTGTCGGTCCTGGATGCTGCAGCCGCCGGCAAGAATATCCGGTCCCCGCTGAAAGCGGACTTCCGCCTCGATGTACAAGTCGACCGGCGGCAGGTTTTCGTCGACAGTCACCGAGACGCGGCCTTGGTCGATGAGCCACCGGGCCTGGCCGACCGTGGCGTCGTCCACCTGGTTGAACAGTTCCAGTTCCAGCAGCGGATTGCAGAAGGCGCCCAGCGCCGCCGAGATGTAGATGCCCTTCAATCCCGGAGCATTGGGGATCGGAATAGCATATGCGTTCTTGTAGATGCACGGGGTGACCCGCACCGTGATATCCCGGATGTCTGCGGCCCTCAATCCGGACACCGGCAGGTCACGTTGCCCCACCACCCAGCCGCCGGCGGCCTGGACGGCCGAGCCGACCGCCAAGGCCACCGCCACCGGTTCCGTGCAACCGAGAGCCGGTTTCAGAATGGCATGAAACAGTTTTTCCAAATTGATCGGTCCGCTCATCCGGGCCTCGTGCTGACGATATCGATCATTGCGTCCAAGAGTCGTTATTGTACCGGCATGCCCCCCGGGCAGCAACCATTTCTTCCGGGCCGGGGCGAGCAGCCGGACCGCCGTCTCTTGGCGGGTGAATCCGGTTCGGCTATAATCCAATTCCATGGACCCTGCCGTTTTCTGTGACCTCGGACTGATGGTGACGCCGCGCGCGTCCCGCGTTCTGCTTCAATCCGGGACCAGCGCCGGCATCGAACTGCGTCTCACCGGTTACGCCGAGCGACTATCCGAACTGCTCCGAACCTGCTGCGAGGAACGAGTGCCGCCCCATCTGGGCGGCATGCTCCCACTGGCGGTGGAGCATGTGGATGCCATCCGGCTTCTGGCGGGGGCGGACATCCCCATCTGGGCCGACCGCGAATTCCAGCTGCAGCTGGAGCGGCTGTTTCCCGGCACCGATCTGCCGCTGCGTACCGCAGCGCATCCACCGGCCGCGACATTCCCCGTCAATCCCTGGACTCTCGTCCGGGATCCGGTGTGGCGGCTGCTGGTGGAACTGGCCATCCCGCTTCCCCGGCGGCTGATCCTGGCGGTGGAGGAACCGTGGATGTCGTTGCATCGGTCCCGCGATCAGGCCGGCGACCTGTTCAGCCATTTTTTGGACTCGGGCGGCGCCGCGGCCGACCTGGTACATCCCGCCGTTCAGCCTTATCCGTCCTTGGCCTGGGGTCTGAGCCGGGTCTTCTCGAACAGCCTCTTCGTCGCCCCGCCGGCGGCCGCACTCATCGGACTGCAAGCCGGTCATCCCCTCCTGCATCCGGCCCAGCCGGCGCGCTGGTTCCTGGTGCACGCCGGTGTCGCGATCACCACCGTCTGGGTGCTCAAGGGATCGCAAATCCGGGCGGGGCTGGCGCACCGGACCGACCGACTGACACCCGCCAAGCTGGGCGACTATCTGATCCAGCTGGCCAGCGGCCACGATCTCAACAGCGAGGTGCGGCTCGACGGCGGGTTGTTCGCCGCTACTCGACTCCTGCCGGAAGAAGAGGGCCCCTGGCGGCCGGTGATCGTAACCGGTCCCGGTGCCGAACCGTTGGCTCTCTGCGCCGACGGTTGGCCCCCGGAGCTGTCCGGCCGGGACTGGGAGGCCGAGGGCCTGCGTCTTCTCCTGGCCCGTCCCGGCTGCCGCGCCGTGGCTCGCCCACCCGGCGCGGACACGCTCCCGCCAGACGGATCGGTCATCTGACCCCGCTGCCACTCCTGACCAACCGACTGCAGGTCAGTCCGCCTTCGACGGCGGGGGTATCTCATAATTCACGTTGACCTGAACCTTCTGATAGTCGCTGAACCGGGAGACCACCCGGACATTGACACCGGAAACCAGCAGCACCCTCGCGGCGATGTTGCCGTCGGTGAGATGCGGCAACCACACCTCGCCGGCCACCTTCCGCTGTTCCACCAGAAAGCGTGTGTTCGGCGCGACCGAGGCCAGCAGCCCCCCGCCAATCTTGAACTTGTCCGTAAGCCGCGCCTCGACCCGGGCGACCTCCCGGGCGTCCTCGTCCACCCAGATGGTCCCGGCCAGTTTGCCGAGAAGGGTCTCCGTCTGGCTGCGCGGCTTGAAATCGGCTCGCGGCTCGAAGTCGAAGGCGATGACTTCCTGGCCATGCAGCTGCTCCCGTCGGAGCGAGTGGATCTCCGCAGCCCGAAGAAAGATCAGCACCGCGTCTTCCTCAGCCGCCGATCCGCGCCGTTTGGATTTCCTGTCCGAATCTTTGATCATCTTCTCGACCTGTTCCGCGACGCGCTTGTCCTCTTTTGCCTGTTCCTTGGCTGACAAGGGCTTGCCGTTCTTGCTCACCAAGCGTTCTACAAACGCCCCGTTCACCGGCGTCACGTCGTAGGTCGTGGCTTCTGTCTTTTTGACACGACCGGATCCATCCATCTCCTGAACCGTCCGGTTCTCGCGGAACGTGTACCGCTCCCGCATACGGGCGTTCTTCTCCTGGTTGGCGGAGATCTCCCGCAGCAGCACCGCCGGATCAGGCAGCGGCCGGCCGCCGGCCTCGGCTGGAAAACGGAATGTCTCAGCGGCCAAACCTGAACCATGGCTGACGCGCGCCAGCGTCACACGGAATTCACCGGCCGGACCCTGATACGCCAGGGCGTATGGCTCCAACACACCGTCCACGCGACGGAAATCATCAAACTGCCACGACTCCGTTCCCGCATCCGTCCGGCGTTCCTGCCGAAGGAGCAGATAGTTCGCGGAATCGAACACAAGGGTGACCGTCTCCTCACCCTGCGTCAGGTCGACGGCGACCGCGGCCCGGTCCTCCACCCGAACGGTGCGTACCGTCGGCCCCAGCCGGATCCGGTGGCGGGACAGGTCCCCCAGCCGCGCGGCGGTCAGCAGCGCCCGCAGGCGCAGCGCCGCGGCGTCTCCGCCGACCAGTGTCCGGAGCCCCGCCGCATCCCGCCGCCAGGCGGACATGCCGTTGTAGCATTCGGTAAAAGCGACCGCACCCAGCTCCACGTCCAGGCGGTACCGGTCCGGCACCGACATCCGCAACGCGAACCGACCGGTGCGCCCGTCGGGAGCGACGGCGGTACCCGACCACTCCGTCGCCCGCACGGCTTTCACGGCTTTTCCGCCGATGGCCGTCCGATACTTGTCGATGATCTTCCCGGGTGACTGGGCGCCGAGCGCGAGCGCCAGACTCCCAATGCCCAGCAAACAGGCAACCAGCAAACGTTTCATCTTCCCTCCGGTTTCCTTTGCACGTTAGACCGGTGATTCAGATTCAGGCGTCCACCGGAAAGTTCACCGGAGCCGATTTGATCTGTCCCGGCCGGGTTTGTTAAGATGCACTGTATCGCAGGTCGCCGGCAACCGCAAGCTTCGGGGCGGGTCCCGGGCGGCGCTCCGGCCACCGCCGAACACCGTCTACCGGGAGCGATCGCATGAAGCCACGCCACGAGATCCTGATCCTGGATTTCGGTTCCCAATACACGCAGCTGATTGCCCGTCGGATCCGCGAGTGCCGTGTCTACTGCCAGATCGTACCCTTCAACGTCTCTCTAGACGCGGTTCGGCGGCGCCCGGTTAGCGGCATCGTGCTGTCAGGCGGACCCATGTCGGTGCTCCACCCGGACAGCCCCCTCTGCGATCCCGGCGTATTTGAGCTGGGCGTGCCCGTGCTGGGCATCTGTTACGGGCTCCAGCTCGCCGCCCGGTTGCTCGGCGGCGAGGTGCGGCAGGGCACCTGCCGGGAGTATGGCCGGGCCGTGATCCGGCGGATCGGCCAGACTCCGCTGCTAGACGGAGTCCCCGATGAAACCGTCGTCTGGATGAGCCACGGCGACGATGTCCGGCGGCTGCCGCCGGGTTTCCGGGCGGTTGCGGAGTCGGACCAGACGATCGCCGCGGCTGAACATTCCGACCGGCGCTGGTACGGGTTGCAGTTCCATCCCGAGGTGGCGCATACCCGCGAGGGGACGCGGATCCTTCGGAATTTCCTGTTCACCATCTGCGGCTGCCGGCGATCCTGGTCGCTGGCCTCGTTCGCCGGAGAGCAGGTGCGCCGCATCCGGGAGCAGGTGGGCGCCGGCCAGGTGATCTGCGCCCTGAGCGGCGGTGTGGACTCCACCGTGGCGGCGACACTGGTCCACCAAGCGGTGGGTCGTCAGCAACTGTGCCTCTTCGTGGACAACGGGTTGCTGCGGCAGGCCGAATTCACCGCCGTGCTGGAGCGCTACCGGCAACTGGAGCTCAACGTCGTGCCGGTGGATGCCGCCCGCCGCTTCCTCGCTGCGCTCGCCGGGGTGGCCGATCCGGAAGCCAAGCGGAAAATCATCGGGCAGCTGTTCATCGAGGTCTTCGAAGCGGAAGCCCGCAAATTGGGCCGGGTGGACTTCCTCGTCCAGGGCACGCTCTATCCTGACGTCATCGAGTCGGTGTCGGTTCGGGGCCCGTCCGCGGTCATCAAGAGCCACCACAACGTGGGCGGCCTGCCCGACCGGATGAATCTGAAGCTCATCGAACCGCTCCGAGAGTTGTTCAAGGACGAGGTGCGACGGCTGGGCCGCCGCCTAGGCATCCCCGACACCTTCATCCAGCGGCAGCCGTTTCCGGGACCCGGTCTGGCGGTGCGCCACCTGGGACCGGTGACTCCGGAAGGCCTGGACATCCTCCGTCGCGCCGACGGCATTGTGCTCGACGAGATCCGCGCAGCCGGTCTGTACACGAAGCTGTGGCAGTCGTTCGCCGTGTTGCTGCCTGTCCGCAGCGTCGGCGTGATGGGTGACGAGCGGACCTACGAATACACCGTGGCCGTGCGGGCGGTCAAGAGCGAGGACGG harbors:
- the guaA gene encoding glutamine-hydrolyzing GMP synthase — protein: MKPRHEILILDFGSQYTQLIARRIRECRVYCQIVPFNVSLDAVRRRPVSGIVLSGGPMSVLHPDSPLCDPGVFELGVPVLGICYGLQLAARLLGGEVRQGTCREYGRAVIRRIGQTPLLDGVPDETVVWMSHGDDVRRLPPGFRAVAESDQTIAAAEHSDRRWYGLQFHPEVAHTREGTRILRNFLFTICGCRRSWSLASFAGEQVRRIREQVGAGQVICALSGGVDSTVAATLVHQAVGRQQLCLFVDNGLLRQAEFTAVLERYRQLELNVVPVDAARRFLAALAGVADPEAKRKIIGQLFIEVFEAEARKLGRVDFLVQGTLYPDVIESVSVRGPSAVIKSHHNVGGLPDRMNLKLIEPLRELFKDEVRRLGRRLGIPDTFIQRQPFPGPGLAVRHLGPVTPEGLDILRRADGIVLDEIRAAGLYTKLWQSFAVLLPVRSVGVMGDERTYEYTVAVRAVKSEDGMTADWVRLPYAVLERISTRIVNEVHGVNRVVYDISAKPPSTIEWE
- a CDS encoding serine dehydratase subunit alpha family protein, whose product is MSGPINLEKLFHAILKPALGCTEPVAVALAVGSAVQAAGGWVVGQRDLPVSGLRAADIRDITVRVTPCIYKNAYAIPIPNAPGLKGIYISAALGAFCNPLLELELFNQVDDATVGQARWLIDQGRVSVTVDENLPPVDLYIEAEVRFQRGPDILAGGCSIQDRHTHIVRLLAGGRETYRDQPEATGNRSADADLETLRQMQFSEMVALVADLPNPVVELIRRTIALNMRVCEAGLIEPLGLGAGFHGAGGDTDDHVDLPHHVSSVAAAGSDARMSGFPLEVMSSAGSGNQGIIATIPVVAWSRSAGLPEDRLVQAVALAHLVTMHITLHVGYLSALCGVAIKAGIGAACGITYAMGGDVTDIGRAVKIMAATLSGMICDGAKPGCALKVSSSADMATRAAQMAMKQMEVSADDGIVALTPEATIRNLAELSRSMRAVDRKIIEIMDEKARR
- a CDS encoding DUF1786 domain-containing protein — translated: MDPAVFCDLGLMVTPRASRVLLQSGTSAGIELRLTGYAERLSELLRTCCEERVPPHLGGMLPLAVEHVDAIRLLAGADIPIWADREFQLQLERLFPGTDLPLRTAAHPPAATFPVNPWTLVRDPVWRLLVELAIPLPRRLILAVEEPWMSLHRSRDQAGDLFSHFLDSGGAAADLVHPAVQPYPSLAWGLSRVFSNSLFVAPPAAALIGLQAGHPLLHPAQPARWFLVHAGVAITTVWVLKGSQIRAGLAHRTDRLTPAKLGDYLIQLASGHDLNSEVRLDGGLFAATRLLPEEEGPWRPVIVTGPGAEPLALCADGWPPELSGRDWEAEGLRLLLARPGCRAVARPPGADTLPPDGSVI